TCGTCCTCTTTCTTGTTGTTGCCATCGATTCGCCTTCTCCTCTCGCCTTCCTCCTTCTCTTCATCGTTGTCCACGGAATGAACTTGTGGATGCCCGCGAGATGAATACAGAACCTCCTACGCATTGTCGTCCTAGTCGCCGTCATCGTCCTCACCGTTGTAGCTGCCCCCATCGTCGTATTCATCGTCGTTGTAGCCATCACTGTCATCTTGCTGAGGAGAGGGATGTTCGGAAATATCATGTTTAAAGTGGATTAAACATCTTgagaagaaaaggtcaaaatccCCAAATATCATCTGACATTAATCCCTAGTTTGAACACCCAAATGCAATCAACTAGCAAGAATCAACATAATCCCTTAATTGCGTCCAAATTGACCAATAAAAAATTTTTAtgagacttttttttattaccttttctttttctctgtgtCGATAGTTACTCAGATTTAAAGAAAGGCAAAGCAAGGGACGATGATGTACAGAAAGCCCTTCTTTAAATTGTAAACCAAcaatttcaatatcaatttcttcaatcaCAGTTTTTAGTTGCAGCAAGCTCTCGATCTAGAGCAATAACTCTTGCCAGATTTATTTTCAGCGTTTCAAAAAATTAGCGCAAATATTGAATAGCAAACAGATTTCAGCTGAGTTTTAGGTTGTAGTGGCCTCTTACCTCCTCTTCGGCTTCTTCATcgtccctctcttcctcttcctcttcctcgtcctcgtcctgtCCTCGTCTCTGTCACCTTCCTCGTTGACATAATTGTTCTTATCGTCATCGCCCACGGAATAAACTGGCGCAATCCCATGAGATGACTGCAAAACCTCATGCAAATTGTTGTCCTCATTATCCTCGCCATCCTCGTTCTCGTCCTCGTCTTCGTCATCCTTGCTATTGCTGTAACCGCTGACTTCACCTTCGCCTTCCTTGTCAACATCGTCGTTCTCATTGTTATCGTCCTCGGAACAAACCAGTGAAGACCTGCGAGACGAATGGATCTTGTCGACCTCATCATCCTCACCGTCGTTGTTCTCATGGTCCTCATGCATGTTGTCGTCATCATCGTCGTCATCCCTGCCATCCTCATTGTCCTCGTCATTGTCATCCTCCCTACCGCCATGCTCATGGTTGTCATCATCCTCACCACCATCATCTTGCTGAGGAGAGGGAGTTTTGAAAATATCATATCTAAGATGGATTAAACAtcttaaagaagaaaacagattcCCCAAATATCATATGACAATAATCCATGGTTGAACACCCAAACGCAAGAGCCTAGCGAGAATCAACTTAAAGGGTTTTCCTCACACTTAATCACCCTAAGAATGCTTTCTAAATCATCAATCGAACACAAATCTATTAGAATCAAGCAGCATTCACAATAGATCATAATAGATTCTAATATAATCAAGCAGCATTCacaattcgaccaaaaaaaagaaaaagaaaaaaagcagcATTCCCAAATTCACACATCTTCATTCCCTCAAAATTGGAACGGAGCAACTGTTAGGCTCTGATTTACTTCTTCATGACTTTCCCAAGATTTGACATAAGttaagaaaataaggaaatctGATAGGGAAATTTGGGAGAAGCAAATGAGGTTTCGCATAGAGAAATTCGAAGAGATAGGAAAATCGGAATGTTGAGAATGATTCAGAGGAGTAACGTGAGACAAGTTCGAAGCACCACAACATGTAGCTGGTAAGATTTGTAAATACCCCTCTTGCCACATGTTTAAGACATCATTTACGTTGTCACTATACATTGGGATTGAGGTGGAGCATATATATCAGATTTCACAAGCTAGTATAGTTGATTGTTAGAGGTATATGCCATGTGTAGGTGTAGTAGTAGAGTTGATCTTTCACATATTGTTGGTAATTTATATGATCAGCCTACATGGAATGGGTCCTGCAGTAGTCCGTTGGGATGATAGGGAAAGCAGTTCACGTAGTGTGGTAGTAATTTGGTAAGTAGACCCAAGTCAAGCAGGCAACCTAGAGCGTGGTGGATTCGTAAGCTGTCGTGTTGTTACTTTTGTGGTTTGTGATACGAGTTGGAAGGTTTTGTTACGAGACACGGTAATTTCATCAATGACTGAGGCCAAAAATAGTGACGGAGAAAGAAGTGGAAGAGGTAGTGTGGCTGAAACTAAATGACATGGCATATGACATGACAATGACATGGCAATGGCGTGGCATAGGTGTTGACATGGCATGTACGATGAATGATGTGGCATATAACATGACATAATGACGTGGCAAGACGATGCAACTTAAGCTATCCAAAGAAGGCGTTGGAAGAGCATAGCAATGTAATGTGACAAATCACGACCATGACTAGGCTGCAAACTTGAGCCAATGTCGAGATTTGTCGAAAATGTCAGCTTGGATTCAAGTGAAGGGATGCAAATAGGCATCTACATGTGTATGGGCATTCAGAGGGTCAATCCCCGATGCTTGCAGAGGCACTGGTGAGTCAAGCCACACTAGGTCAAGCCTAATTGCCAGGAGCCTGAACCAGCTAGCATGGCTCAACCAAGCACGCAATGGAGCTGAGGACATGCATAGGATGCGTTTTACCCctattttcaaatctttttggtATTATTACATATTGTATCTTCTTGAAATTGGTATTATTACATATTGTATTTTAGTTTGAGAAAAGCAGCATTAGAGGTTGAGCGAAACACTGGATCATGATTGAGTGGAATTAGAGCTTGGAATCGAGAGATTATTTTTCATGTTAGAATCTCCTAGTTTGTAGTGGTATCATTACTATTGTTCCTATGAATTTAGATCACTCTTTGAACTGAGCTATGTAAATTGGGGCGTGTTGaatctttttcttatttaattttctgatATCTCGTAATTTTGTTAGATTGCATGATCCTATTCAAtcatattgattttattaggtGGAAAAGaagtcatgaagtttcatcatCAATTTTTGGGCTTAAAAATAGGTTCCATGTCATTTGAATAATTGTGATAAGCACGGAATGAGCTAAAAGCACAAATATGAAGGACAATATTTTATCGATCAGACGATGAATGATGTAAGAACCCTGACCTTGCTTTCAAAGTTGACATAAGTATAGCAAATAAAATTCCTAGTAAACTGGAAATTTGTAATGAAAAATTTTCCATGGTTGCACATTTTAGAATCATGTTATTGTCTCTCTTCACTAGAATAAAGCAGAAATAAAAAGCGAATAAAGCAGAAGAAACAATGATGATCCATGAATAAAAGAAGGTGTACCTGTTCCAATAGAGGATCCCCCATTTCGGGAAAAGTTGTTTCGATAGTAGAGTCCGCCGCTTGTGTTTGTGCATTCATAATCATCTCTTTGTAACACTCCCAAGTGATGCTTGAATTATGTGGGTCAGGTTTGTACATTTCCTCTTCATCAAATGGGCTAGTGTTGATTAACTGCTCACAACCCTTTATATCTATCCGGCAATGCTTTGGTATTTTTGAGCTTGATGGCTCGAAAATCCTTTTCACTGATCTGCAGAGAACAATGACCAACTCCTCCAAACGCTCTAACTTGTCAATGCCCTCGACAACCTGCAGCTTCTTGCATGTCCAaatgtctaaacttttcaaattcttcaagtttgaCAAACCGCCTAACCTTTTTAACGAAATGCAACCGAAAACAGAAAATTTTTCCAATGCTTCCAACGTTGAAACAAATTGAATCTCTTGTGGCTTTGGGCAATGACCCAGCGTGAGATCTCGAACCATCTTTAAGGAGCGTGAGATGGTGTACACTCTCCTCCGACCACCAGTCAACTTAAGAGCTTGTAGCTCGTTGCATCCTAGCTCCTCCTCCGACAGACAAACCAACCTCTTTAAAGAATAATTTCCATAAATACTTAACACCTCCATTGATTTTAAGACACCGTGAAATTGAAGTTTGACTAGCTTGGAGCAAGTCGTCACACTAACATCTCTGAGCTTATTCAAACTTGATGTAATGGATATTCTTGCAAGACATTCACAAGATCCGATATCCAACTTTTCCAAATTAGGAAGCCCATCGAGTTCCACTTGTTTCACTCGAGTCTTTGAGAGCTTTAGAACTCTCAAGCTTGATGGAAGTTGTTTCAGCGTTTGCAAGTCTAGTCTATGGAGACCAAGTTCTTCCAGCAGAGAAAGGGAACCCCACTCTATGGATGTTGCGTGGACATTTAAAAGGTTCAATACCAACTTTCTCAGTTTGAATAGCTTCCCAATACTTAGCAAGTCGCAAGGTTGAGTTATATTTGAACTATTACAATCTGATAGGGTCAGTTCAACTAGATTAGTATGGTTTGAGATGTCAGGGATACTTTGCAGCAAATTAGATTCAAGCCTCAGAGTGGTCAAACTTTTTGGAGTAGGGAGGCTCAATGACTCTAATTTCGAAATTGAGTCAGGGAGTTCCCTCAAGCTCTCACAATATACAAGAGAGAGGTGCTGAATCTTGTTTGCAACTCTTGAATCTTTTCTAGGTCCAGCTTTGTCAATGACTCTAATTTCGAAATTGAGTCAGGGAGTTCCCTCAAGCTCTTACATGATTCAAGAGAGAGGTGCTGAAGATTCTTTAATTCGCCAATTTGTTCAGGCAACTCTTGAATCTTATGACAACTACCTAGGTCTAGCTCCGTCAATGACTCTAATTTCGAAACTGAGTCAGGGAGTTCCCTCAAGCTCTCACAATATTCAAGAGAGAGGTGCTGAAGATTCTTTAGTTCGCCAATTTGTTTAGGCAATTTTTCAAGTGCCTCACAATGCCTCAAAATCTAAGTAAGTCAGCCTGCTTCAGTTTCCCAATAGAGCAActaattttcttcaaagaaagGCATTCAAAAAAACTCAACTTCTCTAAAACTAAGAGTTCGGAAAAGGTTGGTGTCCCGTGTATCAAATGACATGACTGAATGATGAGAACCTTCAACTTCTTTGCCTCCTACAGAAGAAGATGAAACATTAAGACAGAGAATTAGATgtctataaaagaaataaatatggaTTTAGGCTCCCAACTTGTATCGTTTGTCATTTGATCCTCTcactaaatgagaaaattagactgtaaattcattaaattttgtCCTTTATTGAATGAGAAAATTAGACTAAGGGGGATTCTAACATACCTTGATTAGGCTCTTGAACGCATCTTCTGTCCACTCATAGCCATAAGTATGCAACACAACCACGTTTTCTAGATGCAAATTGGTTGGCATAAACGCTCGATCATCGTTGGCGGGACCGTGACGGACCAAATTAAACCATTTCAACTTGGAAAGACAGCCAGCGAAGTTGCCTTGCATGCTTACGTCATCCATCCAAAGAAACTGTAGATGCGGGAAACGCTCAATTTCCTCCCGAAAGACGGTCGGACGAGGGGTCATCCCATCGCCTTCCAAAATGGAGTGCTTGAacgcttttcttttcctgccaATGACATTGAGGAGCAGGAGCAAGAATTTGTCAATATCCCACAATTTTATTTCatcgagagaagaaaaaatgaaatagaagagTAGCTCTCAATTCAGAAACGTGAATCCTCAATTGAGAACATGGTAAgcaatttctattcaaatatgGTCATACTTTACCTCTGTCGAATGTAATTTGCAAATGATGTCATCTGTATCCCACAACCTAGTAGGCCCTTCCTCAGCAATTgctcttccaagatctctaaactgatcatgcatccaaaatctATTGTTGTCTAAAACCTTTATCATGCACCTCTAATAAGTACATCAATAGCAGACTCAGGGTAAAACCCACAATCATCCCCACATGAAGACTGGCTCAGTCTTTTCTTCATTGAtgaaaaagcatgcaatatcaagaaatatgTTTGTTGAACGCGTTTCCAAGGCATCATAGGTAATCTTTAGCTTTCCCAAGACATCATTATGAGGTTTACTGCGTAGCTCCTTTAGCCTTTCTTTCCATAttccttcctttttctgatTAAAAAGCGATGCACCTATTGCTTGAATAGCTAAAGGTAGTCCACCCGTGGTCCAGACAAGTTCCTCTGAAAGAGTGTAGTAATTAACTGGAGGAGACTTGTCCTTGAAGGCATGCCTACTAAAAAGTTAAAGTGCGTCTTCGTGGCTCAACCCCTCTATTTCATAGGGCTTAATTTCATACTTAAAATCCTTTGTTTCCAGACCACTTTTGTACCTAGTGGTAACAAATATCATAGTACCAGGACACAAAGAATTCACTCCGACTAGATTTTCTATTTGGTCACCCTCATCCACATCATCCAATACAATTAGTACCTTCTTGCTGCAAATTGTGTCTCCAATCCTATTGATCCCATGATCAATATTTCGAATATCACTAGCCACTCCAGAATTAGAGAGATCAACCAATAATCGTTTTTGCAGCTCCACCAAGCCCTTGGTTTTTACCGTTTCTCTTGCATCATCAAGAAAGCTGCAATTTTTCCCAAAGTATGGACATAGTTGATTGTAGATAACCTTGACAAGTGTTGTTTTACCGATGCCACCCATCCCATAAATTCCAATAAGCCGCACACCACCGGAGCCAATGtctaataaattgtttatggCTGCTATTCGTTCCTCCATTCCAACTAAATCTTTCAGTCACTTTTCTGTGTCTTGTCTGGAGCCTATTCACAACCTCTTCAACAACCGACTTGCTTAGATCCCCATCGCTGCCACAAAGTTGAACATTTTCAATTGAGAAAAAGTAACAAATTCATTTCCTTGCATGTCGATGGACCATCTACTAAGTAATCGGGTGGGAACGCAAGGTCAAAACTTTTTTGGAGGGAATCAACTTATGTAATCGCCAGCTAATTTCAATCTGATTATCTTAAATAATGTTAATCCAAATTCCGCCTAGTGCATTGTTTCCATGTAAGAAACTTTGAGCTTATGAATGAATAACATAATCAGAATATATTATTGTCATTACGTGATCAACAAAAAGAAGTATATAAACAAGGGCTTCTTATTTAAATATCTAAAAATCTTGGTCGGATCTCTTTTGTAGATCAATTTCATAGACTAATCAAAAGGTAGATCCTAATCAGTCAAGTGATGGAGCCAGGAATCTAATCTTGATACTTTATCATTGCATGAACGCCGCGAAGCAACcaatgaaaaaagcagtgtaagaagaagtgtttttgttgtttaccgaaataaaaatactaaacaGCATTAAGTTTTGTAAGTTCATTTTTCTGAGTGTTCATCGTGTTCAAAGACACTCAAAATTTATTCGCTACGTTATTATTTCAGTTAAAACAAGAAAGTAAGTGTCATGTAACAAACGGGAAGGGACCAAGTTGGATTAAAGATCGACATAAACGTTACCCTCAAAACTTGAGGAGCTTGATGAATTGTAAACTTGAACATTCCATTTCAAATTTGAGTTGAAGGAATAGAGGAAAAAATGTTTGATCTTTAAATCAAGTAGAAGGACCaacatttctacaaaaaaaaaaaaaagtagaagaatcaaaatataaatGCGTGATGAATTACGGCAATATTAGATTTACTTATTTCTTTTGACATGGAAAGAACTTCATAAATGCAACTGCATACAGTTCTATAATTAAAATCTCTAGCATACAGTATAAATCTTAACACATACATGGATCGAGTCAGTATAAAAAAGATGAAGCCAAGCCAAATTTTTATACACTTGAAATGAGGTCAAAAACGAAATTTTAATTATCCAATTAGGtcagaaaatcttttggatatcCCGtaatttaaaaagttcaaagaagAATTTGAGACTTCCTATTTAAATCTAGAGAAATTGGAGTTGGAAAGATAATTAATGAACTTTTATTAGATCTATTGCTtggttgtaaaaaaaaaaaaaaaaaaaaaaaaaagctttcaCGTTCATGGTTAAATGATTACCCTTCATATTTCTCCAGCTCCAATCCCTGGATGGCATCGACTTCCTTGAGAGCCTGTCTCCACGTCTCTACTTCCTCTGTTCCGAACTTCTTCTTCTGATCCTCCATCTTTTGCTCCAACTCTGATATGGCCTTACTGTACAAATCTGTTTTCAGTTTCACATCATCAGGTTTCACGTTATAAAAGATGGGCAATATCACCTTCTTATTCCCATCTTCTTCAGGTTTAGAGATATTCTCCACCATCTTCGCAAGCTCACGGAGGCACCAGTGATGTGAAGCGTAGTTTGGGGAGAAGATGGTTATGTAGAGTTTGGAGTCATCGATCGCTTGCAAAGATTGTCACTAAATTTTTCACCTCGTGGAAG
This region of Eucalyptus grandis isolate ANBG69807.140 chromosome 8, ASM1654582v1, whole genome shotgun sequence genomic DNA includes:
- the LOC120286250 gene encoding uncharacterized protein LOC120286250, which produces MVENISKPEEDGNKKVILPIFYNVKPDDVKLKTDLYSKAISELEQKMEDQKKKFGTEEVETWRQALKEVDAIQGLELEKYEGDGDLSKSVVEEVVNRLQTRHRKVTERFSWNGGTNSSHKQFIRHWLRWCAAYWNLWDGWHR